TGATTTGTTTCTTGTCAAATTTGcttcttttgatcattctgattTCCTGGTGATTTCTGGTTCTGTTTATGTGATATAGCTTTACTTTTTGAGATTTTGAAACGTTGTCTGCCACTTTTCAGATTACCAATTTTAGAGGGGCAACTCATCAGCCTTTGTTACAATTATCAGGTCGTCTGCAACTGCTGACATCACAGGTACGGTCACATTTTCTGAAATTAGTTTGGCCGTCTGTTGAATGTTATTGGTTTTCAGGGGCCTTATTAAAGTTTACTTTCAGATTGACAAGGCTTCTCAGACTATAAGCCATTCTGTGCATGAACTCCAAATGCAAGaaagtgaagatgaagatgaagttgAAGTTGAAGATGAATATTATCACGAGGAAGATGATTCTTCTGAAATAAGTACTGATGATGAAAGCTAGTTTGATTTTTTCTAGAGGTAATTACATACATAAGAGTTTTTATTATGACTTATGCATTTGTTCATACCAAAATTGCTAAAGTGGATAAATAGTGTGTTTATATTGGTGGCGAGAAACTCAATCATGGTGGCATCATGAAAAACTGGAAGCAACTTTGTGTTGCTTTGCCTTTAACGTGAAAAATCTGAATTGATTTTGGCAAAAGTGAAGCCAAACCAAACATGCTAAAATGTGGTTAAATAAAGATGATTTTAACTGAGTCTGGAGATCCTGAAACACCCATTCTGCATTTGTTTGGGAATTTATTATCCTCTTTCGAGATTGCTTAAATTATTGATAATGatgtattgtttttcttttgccaCTTATTGCCAATAAACCTTTTCCACATCATTAATTCTTAAAACTCAATGAGGATCTCAGTCAGATTCTAGACTTGGGCATAGCTGATATTGCGCAAAAACTACTTGAtttatgcaaatttttattaacCTAAAGAATTTCTTCTCTGCTTCTTAGCCTATCATAATAAAAAGACTATTTTGCAATTAGTAGCCACTATCTAAATTGTTTCTTTGGAGAACTAATCTCTATAAAGTGCCAATCTGTTAACATATTTGGTTTTCCGTTTgcctatcttattttttttgttttaccctAAAAATTCTGGTATTGTCTCGTGATGTTAATAATTCTAGCTATCATATAAGTCCATATATGCCTTATTAATTGGAGTTTTACTATTAACTGTTTACAGATTGGGTTCCAAGTTGTCTCTTTTGCGGCTGACGAAGATGTAGAGGAATGGAAGCTGCTGTATTTCATCCAGCCCCCCTTGTTCACAATTTTGTTGCTATATAGATAGATACATCCTCAGAGAGAAATTTTGGTATCATCcagatttgttaaaaaatgacgCGGCCCctaatttatgtaatttgagATTTTTATTGTTAAGTAAAAATACGTAAATATAGCTCGGGCATATTTACATGTTTGAATACATGCTCAAAATACTACGATGAAGATTTAGTATCCTCCAGATCTACAACAGCTTTGATTTCGTGATAAAAGTTTTGCATACCCCAAATTGGCCTACACGTAGCAAGTTAACTGCAAGATATCTTTTTGGCTATAGTTACAAATATCTCTTCCCGAACATGTTTTTATTACCCTTTATTTATTATCGCGCTTTTTGGGTCTCACGAATGGAATCCAGAATAAAATTTTCCAGCTCCCAGAAGTTAGGAATATTCTCTCCATTCTTGGATCACATGCAAACTAAAGTATTCTCATTTTCAATCTTCAAATTATAGTTTTTCGAATCGTCTTCGACAACTCACTTATCAAGACATATGAAAGCTCATGAAACCCTAACTACTACTAGACAATGCAACATGCATTGGGATTATCATCGCTGAACATGGATGTGATGTTTACATTGTCGTTCTGGTAATCTCCACTGTAGTGTTCTATACAATTGTAATGTGTTTGTCTGGATGGTGATCTGACGTATTCATATTCAGTGACGATTGACGAAGGCACGTGTGTGTTATAGCTGTGTGTCACATACATGGGTCGGGATGACTCTTGTAGAAATACAGGGCCATTATGGTATCTGTGCCAGTGTTCAACATGGTTGCGGCCAGAACTGAATCTGTTAACGTTGTTAGGCAGATGATAGTATTGCTTCACATGAACCTGTTCTAATTCTTCAATTCCTGTGTTGTTCTGCCACTGCCGGCTTGTCTTGTGCTGTGTAGGTATGTGCGATGGTGGTGTTGCTTCAGGTGGTGGCCGTTGAGGCGGTGGTTTTGATGGTGGGCTTGCTTGAGGTGGTGGAACTCGTGCTGGTGGTGGTTGTGTTGCATCAGGGACTGGTGCATTTTCTTTTGGCTCTGGTTCAGTTGGTTTAGATGGAGACGTTAGTTCAATACTAGAGCAAATGgtggcatttttttttgtcttcttaaTTGCTTTGACAACTTGTTCTGGATCTGCCCACCCAATAATTGTGAGCTTTTGTTGAAGTAGGTCAACACGAAGATCATGTATACCTGCAAAATGATAAagttaatcaaataatttggaaacgttgctGCATTATTTGCAAgggaaataatttaaatagataCCATGAATTccatttagtgttttttttatcttctgcACGCACCCTTTGCAGTCCACTCGGACCTGTATTTGCGTGACACGAGGTGCCTGCATTTGATGGATTAGCCACTCTTAAAGAAGAGATAATGCTTGctacatgtttaaatttaaattgatataaaaaaccATAATTTCATTGATCAACATATATGCTTTGGATATTACCTGTGAATCCCGAGCCATGGAGGCATGGAGCTGTAAAGTTATAGAAAACCAAGAGATATGCTTTTGTTTTAAGGAAGTGGATTATGGATGGAGAACCTGTGAATGGAATCCATCTGTTCATGCCTTACAAGGGCAAGGAATATGTTAAAAGCAAGACATGCGGGAAATGCAaggaatcatttttttttttttgacggCCAAGGGGAGACAGAAAGAGAAAAATGGTCTGCGGAAGAGGGGTGATGATTCAGGAAAGAATTCAGAGGTTCTTCTCTATGGAcatttgtaaattgtaatgtCGAATCTCGTTGTTACCTAAGATATATGAGGCTGGGGGCATATCTAATTCCAACACTGCCTAAAAGCTTAAACGGTAGGGTCGGTGAAGGTTGACAAACCTTTGGCAATAATGCTTTCGTCACAAAGAAGCCAATAATTATATTGGTTTGTCACTTAACCTTAGTTGGAAGGAACAAACCTTAAACTTGGCATCTCTCGTAAGGGTAGGCGAACACAAATACGTGCTTTGGTGCTCATTGGTTTTTGCTAATCCGTTCATATTTTAGAATTTGGGTGCAAAAAGACTTAATATCACAGGACATTTGGTGAGTTCCTATATTAAGGTTTTTGCAAGGAAGAAAACTTGCACAATGATGAGTCAATAAAAGCTTTACCCCGGAGTATGTCAACTGCAGTTTGTGCTAACTGCTCTCTCCGAATATTATTGTTGGACAACTCCGTACTAATATTTTATCATCCTTCTTGAAAGTctttttgcataatttatacaaattcagTATAAAGCAGTATACGTAAAGTTTCTAGTCCTTTCCATAAGTCCTCTTTCATCAAGTGGTGGTTTCTTTCACAGATGGGAAGGAATAATTACCATTCATACACTCAGTAACAGTAAGTCAGCAACTCAATCCTTACGTTTACTACTTTACCCTAGTAAAAAGTAAATAAGAATTCAATATGAAACAATAGTTTACAGGGTGGGTCAAGTGACTTTCACCCTCCTTTTGGTAGAAATGTCATGCCCGTCTTTAAAGAGCAAGAAGTGAATGTCACTTGAATaaccatattttttgtttgattgcgGTTGAAACTTGAAAAGTATAGAAAGTGAGAAACCCAAAATGACAAAAAGctgaagaaaatttaaaatactaaaatttatcttttggtGCCTCTAAACCCTCATTCCAGCTGTGAAGCAGAAGAAAATTATCTTAATCATGACCTTACCTCATTTATAAATGGAAACTCTTGGAACCTACCTCATGTACGTCCAACATGTTAATATCATTAGAGTATTATTGGCTCGTATTATTGTGACTCAAAGTCTTGGCCTGCGTTTGTTTTTCTGTTTACAACCATCCAAACACACGTTTACTCAATAGAAATGAATTGTTGCTTCTTTGTTTAAGTACATTGGAATCCATGTAAAGGTAAAACAAAACACTCTTCAACTCTTTTTTACTACCAAAGTACAAATATTTTTGGCAAACCACTAGCCATTTTTGGCTGTTCATACAATAAGGACTTATTAAGGAATTCAAGTCTTTGCAACCATTCTAAACAACCCTATATTTGGTTGCACAccgttattaaaaaattgaatatgtttttatATCGTATGATACATGACACAATAAATAAGCAAGTGATTAAGCATACACTTGTGGGTTCTCGAGCAGGTATGACTCCACAACTCTGTAAACTGCAATACCGCTTTCCCTTCCTTCCTTTACCTCTTCCTCTTTAACATCAATCTCTCCAATGGTATTGTAATTGCTTGTCATTTTGCATAGGCAACCTCCATCACTAGTAGCCTCAAACTTCACCTCATAACCTATAGAATCAAGCTTGTCGCCCAATGGATCCCCTTCAATCATAGTGTATTTGCAAACCAAGTTGTCCTTGTCAAGCACATCAATCCTGTGTTTCAGATATTTGAAGGGGCTAGctgcataaaataaatacacaACAAGTTAATTCAAGAAATATAGAGAAGTGATCCTGTTTCAGCTGAACTAGTTCATGTTAATTTGATTGCTAACCTTCATTGAAGTTAACTTGTTCAATGCTTCCAGCTTCACCATCACCTTGGATCACATTCACATCTTTTACAAACTGAGGTAAGAGCTTTGGAAGCAAATTTCTGGAGTCTACAATCAAGGCCTTGAACATGCGTGATGGGGCAACAGAGGAGGAGTATTCCTGTGTAAAGGTTGTGACTCCCATAGTGAATTTTTGTAGATTGCAGAAATCTCAGGGAATCAAAGTAGTGAATGGTAGATATGATCCTAGATAAAGAGGGAAGGACTAGTGTTTTATAGGTCCAGCCAGCAGCCACACTATATGAAGTGAGTTTCGTGGAAATGAGGCCTTTGATAGAATTGGATAAGTTGGTAGTTAAGAATGATCAATGGGAATTTTCTTATTTGAAGACCTACAATCTTGGTGGCTGCAGCATGTTTTTAATTGTTTCATAAATAAGCTTATTATTCAAACTTATGGCCCCACACATGGATTGGATTCATACAATTCAGGATACCTACCCGGGTATTATGCTGAGAACAGCAGGTGTTAATGTGTGTGTTATTCACCAAAAGTATGTAGAAGTATTTTTACCTTAACCAATGAGGAAACGAGCAGTGGCTAGAGAGAAGagcaaagaaaaatgaaacaagcAAACAAACCACCATTTTTGttactttaatttaatgaaGGTAAGACTTAAGAGCCAGCACAAGGCTGGGGTCCGCAATCAAAACTCAACCAGGCAATTATTTAACCATACGTCAATATAAGAAAGAGGTTTTCATACTTATTAGTTATCACATAACGGTATCAATTATGACACGGCAAATGGTGTCACATAAGAAGACccccatttttgttttattttttggaatggATACTATTACGcttattaatgaaataaaaaagaaatatatttctacaaaaaaaaattaacaacttaaatataattttaaataattataaagttaaataattttatcatatgataatataaaatattaatttttacactgtgagtatatttttttggtatgcATTATAACTTTGAACGCGTATGATGGGGCAGCAAAGGAGTATTCTTGTGTAAAGGTTGTGACTCCAACAGTAAATTCTGTAGACTGCAAAATTTACATGGAATTAAAGTTGTGAATATATATCCCGAGGAACAGACTATGGTGTTTATAGGTCCAGCAAtcactatatatataatgaactAGTAATTAAGTTTCTTAGAAAATGAGCCCTTTAATGGGATAAATTTGGAAGTTAAGACCTAAAATGGACATTTACTTGGTAGTAGTAGTTAACAATGGTCTCGGAAATTTCTTATTTGAAGGCATTCAAAGGGAATTTTCAATGTAAGACCTAAGACCTAAGATGATgcatttttttacttaagaaaTAATTACATCTTTCattcaactattttttaaaattattttcataagatttttttaaaattaatttattctctcgaaattattAACCTTCCAAACATGGACCAAGGCTGTTATTCAAACTTATGGCCGTCACATCGACTATTGGCAAAATCAGGTCATTTGCCAACATTATAGACCTGGATAAATTGGATTCATACAATGCAAActcagaaagaaaaagaaagtcaaAATATGGTTCCTTACTTTCCTTGGTATGCTGAGAACATCgggtattattaatttattatccacaagttgtagtattttttaGTCGTCATTTACCTTGAAGCTGCCATCAGGGAAATATGCAGTGGCTAAAGAAGAAGCAAAGAAAATGAAGCAAGCAATTAACTaactcttaatttcttcctcttttttttcctttgtatatataaatgtaaTAGTTACAATAAAACTATAATAAGATATGATCAtgtttaaagagaaaataagacaattgttattaattataattagtaaaccctataactaattataacagattgttatttgataaaaataattttcttttcttctttataaaaataaccacATCATGTTACTCACTAtaagaaaatgattaaaatttgttGGAATTCAAGTATAAAATGTcacattgaataaaattagaCAAGTTGTGTAAcataaaagtaagaaaaactTACAAACTTATAATTTTACTTGGTTTATTGGTGAAGATCTTCATGTTGTTTTACCCCTTTGTTGGATATTCAACGCATATGCAAGAGATTGTGggtgaaatttttatattataaatatttggatGGTATACATATCCTCAATGTTCAACCAATGGTGCTCGTACATATGGAAATCAATTCTCAAAGTTAAGGCTCCTATAAAGTCCAGTTTCAAAATCAGAATTGGGAAAGGTGACGTGTCAGTATGTATAATAAGTGGCTAGGAGAACATAACTTCTGTAATTTGATTCCCTATGTTCACATAGAAGATAGTTTGATACAGCTCAAGGACATCCAAATGGAAATGAAGAACTCCTTTATTGATGGTTTTTTGCTGAAGTGGTACTTACTCGGCTAAAAAACGTACATACCAGTGGCTACAGAATAAGACTTATTTGTGAAGTGTTGTGGTTTGATcagaaacataattttttttctctcactgcTCACGTGATTAGCTTCAAGTAAATGTTCGTGGCACTAATGGATCTCTCTTTGTGGTGGCATGCAGGATTATTTGGAAATTAAGGAACGcagatgtttttaatattttagttcatattttgcatgaatttgGAATGTGTGAACAAATTGATTGGCAAAGCAAGGAGCTTAGACATTGTTGGGGGCTATAATTTTCCCATTTTTGAGATAATGTAATGAAACATATGATGCAGTACTTTCTTgcgattttatttttgttaccaTCATCATCATGGTTACCTCAAAAGCGATTAATTTGTGTTTGGTTAAGCAGCACCAAAGCACTCCTTAGTTTGGAGAATTTAGTGCTGTTATGCATTCGTAAATCAATGAACATGTTCTTTTTTGAATATTTCTAGCAACGAATTAGAATCTTTCTGTGATGTATTGAAGCGagtttcttcttttaatttaagttgcacataattgtattaatttatactcatattattattataaacatgAGTATACAATATATTGAATTAGCACGTGATTTTTGGGCAACAGACTATATTTTTGAGAGAGTTGCCTTTTAGAAATGAGA
This region of Glycine soja cultivar W05 chromosome 17, ASM419377v2, whole genome shotgun sequence genomic DNA includes:
- the LOC114394026 gene encoding heavy metal-associated isoprenylated plant protein 5-like, which produces MARDSQAPRVTQIQVRVDCKGCVQKIKKTLNGIHGIHDLRVDLLQQKLTIIGWADPEQVVKAIKKTKKNATICSSIELTSPSKPTEPEPKENAPVPDATQPPPARVPPPQASPPSKPPPQRPPPEATPPSHIPTQHKTSRQWQNNTGIEELEQVHVKQYYHLPNNVNRFSSGRNHVEHWHRYHNGPVFLQESSRPMYVTHSYNTHVPSSIVTEYEYVRSPSRQTHYNCIEHYSGDYQNDNVNITSMFSDDNPNACCIV
- the LOC114392471 gene encoding pathogenesis-related protein STH-2-like; amino-acid sequence: MGVTTFTQEYSSSVAPSRMFKALIVDSRNLLPKLLPQFVKDVNVIQGDGEAGSIEQVNFNEASPFKYLKHRIDVLDKDNLVCKYTMIEGDPLGDKLDSIGYEVKFEATSDGGCLCKMTSNYNTIGEIDVKEEEVKEGRESGIAVYRVVESYLLENPQVYA